Proteins encoded in a region of the Zea mays cultivar B73 chromosome 2, Zm-B73-REFERENCE-NAM-5.0, whole genome shotgun sequence genome:
- the LOC103647325 gene encoding serine/threonine protein phosphatase 2A 57 kDa regulatory subunit B' theta isoform has translation MMKQIFGRRKASKTAGKECGGRTFNQLLSGSGFADLSGQLPILSSTGDIYGNGNRTGFQDSRINDTLFSSNFRLLPSFKDVPNTEKQNLLIKKLNMCCTLFDFEDAAKNIKEKEIKTLMLLEIDEYVRTANAKFPEIIVEAITKMISVNLFRTLISPPREKKVLQAFDLEEDEPLMDPAWPHLYHVYELLLTFVQSPENDAKLAKKYIDHSFILRLLELFDSEDARERDRLKTVLHRIYGKFMVYRPFIRKAINNIFYQFIYETEKHNGIAELLEIFGSIINGFALPLKEEHKLFLGRTLIPLHKPRCTSMYHRQLSYCITQFVEKDCKLADTVIRGLIKYWPITNSTKEVLFLGELEEVLDATQPAEFQKCMVPLSHQIAHCLNSSHFQVAERVLFFWNNIHFENFVKQNSKVILPIILPALEKNINGHWNQVVQSLSLNVRKLLSDRDPQMFTECLRKYEEDKGREKEFKLKQELAWKRLDEIASAKVTSGEAVLVSPTLPRQPSFL, from the exons ATGATGAAACAGATATTTGGACGGCGCAAGGCGTCCAAAACTGCAGGCAAGGAGTGTGGCGGGAGGACGTTCAACCAGCTGCTGTCAGGTTCTGGATTTGCTGACCTGAGTGGCCAGCTGCCAATTCTGTCTAGTACTGGGGACATCTATGGGAATGGAAACCGTACGGGGTTCCAAGACTCGAGGATAAATGATACTTTGTTCTCTTCCAACTTCCGACTGTTGCCGAGCTTTAAGGATGTGCCAAATACAGAGAAACAGAATCTGCTCATCAAAAAGTTGAACATGTGCTGCACTCTGTTTGACTTTGAGGATGCGGCAAAGAACATAAAGGAGAAGGAGATAAAGACGCTAATGTTGTTGGAGATAGATGAATATGTTAGGACTGCTAACGCGAAGTTCCCTGAGATCATTGTGGAGGCAATCACAAAAATGATTTCAGTGAACTTGTTCAGGACACTAATTTCCCCACCCAGGGAGAAGAAGGTGCTTCAAGCTTTTGATCTAGAAGAGGATGAACCATTGATGGACCCTGCGTGGCCACACTTGTACCATGTGTATGAGTTGCTCTTGACATTTGTTCAGTCTCCAGAAAATGATGCTAAACTGGCTAAGAAGTATATTGACCATTCCTTTATTCTAAGGCTGCTTGAGCTCTTTGACTCTGAGGATGCTAGGGAGAGGGATCGCCTTAAGACGGTACTTCACCGTATCTATGGGAAGTTCATGGTGTACCGGCCATTTATCCGGAAAGCTATAAATAACATATTCTACCAGTTCATATATGAAACTGAAAAGCACAATGGAATTGCAGAGCTCTTGGAGATTTTTGGAAGTATTATCAACGGGTTTGCTTTGCCACTCAAGGAAGAGCACAAACTGTTCCTTGGAAGGACCTTAATTCCACTTCACAAGCCAAGGTGTACTTCAATGTACCATCGGCAGTTGTCTTACTGCATTACACAGTTTGTTGAAAAAGATTGCAAACTTGCGGATACTGTTATTAGGGGCCTCATAAAATATTGGCCTATCACCAACAGCACAAAGGAGGTGCTGTTCTTGGGTGAGCTGGAAGAGGTACTAGATGCAACACAGCCTGCTGAATTTCAAAAATGTATGGTTCCTCTTTCCCACCAGATCGCTCACTGCTTGAACAGCTCTCACTTCCAG GTTGCTGAGAGAGTATTATTTTTCTGGAACAATATTCACTTCGAGAATTTCGTTAAGCAAAACAGTAAGGTGATCCTGCCTATCATCCTCCCTGCATTGGAGAAAAATATAAATGGGCACTGGAATCAAGTCGTGCAAAGCCTCAGTCTGAATGTCCGAAAGTTACTCTCCGATCGTGACCCTCAAATGTTTACTGAATGCTTGCGAAAATACGAGGAAGACAAGGGCAGGGAGAAGGAATTTAAACTGAAGCAAGAGTTGGCATGGAAACGTCTGGATGAGATTGCATCAGCAAAAGTCACAAGTGGTGAGGCTGTCCTTGTGTCTCCAACCTTGCCTCGTCAACCTTCATTCTTGTAG